The following coding sequences lie in one Apium graveolens cultivar Ventura chromosome 3, ASM990537v1, whole genome shotgun sequence genomic window:
- the LOC141712047 gene encoding uncharacterized protein LOC141712047 isoform X1, which translates to MKSRKSKRAHIEVIPENAVYEENIRSFGDETPSDDTGEQEEISVRKRKKSGTGSTSSSKEKESEVTNEQGDKQTEEVPKPYTKRPRKKTSAAWKFLEEFEQDGEKWARCKLCHQELKRGPTSSTSSLNRHVDKCKIIHGLGLQKQAQLQFQPGDSSSEASIKLDPARLKSG; encoded by the exons AtgaaatcaagaaaatcaaaaagGGCGCACATAGAAGTTATCCCGGAGAATGCTGTATATGAAGAAAATATTAGAAGCTTCGGAGATGAAACTCCATCAGATGACACAGGTGAACAAGAAGAGATTAGTGTTAGAAAAAGGAAGAAAAGTGGTACAGGTTCTACTTCATCTTCCAAAGAAAAAGAAAGTGAAGTAACAAATGAACAAGGAGATAAGCAAACTGAAGAAGTTCCAAAGCCTTACACAAAAAGGCCAAGGAAGAAAACTTCTGCTGCTTGGAAGTTCCTGGAAGAATTTGAGCAAGATGGTGAAAAGTGGGCAAGGTGTAAACTTTGTCACCAGGAATTAAAACGCGGTCCGACTTCTTCGACATCATCTCTGAACAGGCATGTCGACAAATGCAAGATTATACATGGACTTGGGCTCCAAAAGCAGGCACAACTGCAATTTCAACCAGGTGATAGTTCATCAGAG GCCAGTATAAAACTTGATCCAGCCCGGTTAAAGTCTGGTTAA
- the LOC141712047 gene encoding uncharacterized protein LOC141712047 isoform X2: protein MKSRKSKRAHIEVIPENAVYEENIRSFGDETPSDDTGEQEEISVRKRKKSGTGSTSSSKEKESEVTNEQGDKQTEEVPKPYTKRPRKKTSAAWKFLEEFEQDGEKWARCKLCHQELKRGPTSSTSSLNRHVDKCKIIHGLGLQKQAQLQFQPGQYKT from the exons AtgaaatcaagaaaatcaaaaagGGCGCACATAGAAGTTATCCCGGAGAATGCTGTATATGAAGAAAATATTAGAAGCTTCGGAGATGAAACTCCATCAGATGACACAGGTGAACAAGAAGAGATTAGTGTTAGAAAAAGGAAGAAAAGTGGTACAGGTTCTACTTCATCTTCCAAAGAAAAAGAAAGTGAAGTAACAAATGAACAAGGAGATAAGCAAACTGAAGAAGTTCCAAAGCCTTACACAAAAAGGCCAAGGAAGAAAACTTCTGCTGCTTGGAAGTTCCTGGAAGAATTTGAGCAAGATGGTGAAAAGTGGGCAAGGTGTAAACTTTGTCACCAGGAATTAAAACGCGGTCCGACTTCTTCGACATCATCTCTGAACAGGCATGTCGACAAATGCAAGATTATACATGGACTTGGGCTCCAAAAGCAGGCACAACTGCAATTTCAACCAG GCCAGTATAAAACTTGA